A genome region from Panicum virgatum strain AP13 chromosome 4K, P.virgatum_v5, whole genome shotgun sequence includes the following:
- the LOC120702870 gene encoding putative nuclease HARBI1 isoform X1, protein MEPPTASTPGSVDIIKLDPEHVEEDFYEMMAMCMAADDDDEDFFLCMYEFAMHADKHLSRAPYRRPKLSGLEWVHLKLNNRQSCYNMFRLSPDMFYSLHSLLTQSYGLKSSSKSTSIEALGMFLWMLGSPQSARQAEDRFERSLGTVSTMFSKVLKSVLRLAAHIIKPDDAQFSTVHPRLRSRRFYPYFTNCIGAIDGTHVQCVVSKNLFVQHLCRKGTATQNVMVACDFDMRFTFVLSGWPGSVHDMRPFNDAITTYSHVFPHPPPGKYYLVDSGYCNQVGYLAPYKGTKYHLQEYRNAGPPQGMEETFNYAHSSLRNVVERSIGVLKMKWRMLKEIPPYSPDKQSEIIQAACASHNFIRNSGIRDRHFRRCDRDENFVPPEALEDQPDPEEVADQPDDMNEFRNTLALALFNRN, encoded by the exons ATGGAACCCCCCACCGCCTCCACCCCGG GTTCCGTGGACATCATCAAATTGGACCCAGAACATGTCGAAGAGGACTTCTATGAGATGATGGCAATGTGCATGGCAGCCGACGATGACGATGAGGACTTCTTCTTGTGTATGTATGAATTTGCAATGCATGCTGACAAACATTTGAGTAGAGCACCTTACAGGCGACCAAAATTGTCTGGTTTGGAATGGGTTCATTTGAAGTTGAACAATAGACAATCTTGTTACAACATGTTTAGATTGAGCCCGGACATGTTTTATAGCCTGCACTCTCTACTGACACAATCTTATGGACTCAAATCTAGTTCAAAATCAACCTCGATAGAGGCTCTAGGGATGTTTCTTTGGATGCTTGGGTCCCCTCAGTCAGCCAGGCAAGCTGAGGACAGATTTGAGCGATCTTTGGGGACAGTAAGCACCATGTTCAGCAAAGTTTTGAAGAGTGTGCTAAGGCTTGCTGCACACATCATAAAGCCTGATGATGCACAATTCAGCACTGTGCATCCGAGACTTCGCAGCCGTAGGTTCTATCCATACTTCACTAATTGCATAGGGGCAATAGATGGAACTCATGTACAGTGTGTGGTGTCGAAGAATCTATTCGTGCAGCATTTGTGTCGGAAAGGGACGGCCACACAGAATGTTATGGTTGCTTGCGACTTTGACATGAGGTTTACATTTGTGCTTAGTGGATGGCCCGGATCTGTCCATGATATGAGACCCTTTAATGATGCAATCACAACATATAGCCATGTTTTTCCACATCCACCGCCAG GAAAATATTACTTAGTGGACTCGGGGTATTGCAACCAGGTGGGATACCTAGCTCCTTACAAGGGAACCAAGTACCATCTGCAGGAGTATAGGAATGCCGGCCCGCCACAAGGtatggaagagaccttcaactaTGCACATTCTTCCCTTAGGAATGTCGTTGAGAGGTCTATTGGTGTGTTGAAAATGAAGTGGAGGATGCTGAAGGAAATACCTCCTTATTCCCCTGACAAGCAGAGCGAAATCATACAGGCCGCATGTGCATCGCATAATTTCATTAGGAATAGTGGTATACGGGATAGACACTTTCGCAGATGTGATCGTGATGAAAATTTTGTCCCACCTGAAGCATTAGAGGATCAGCCGGACCCAGAAGAAGTGGCGGATCAACCGGACGACATGAATGAGTTTCGGAATACCCTTGCGCTTGCTTTGTTCAACCGTAATTAA
- the LOC120702873 gene encoding UDP-galactose/UDP-glucose transporter 7-like — translation MYSEQKQRAQIPGCGSPSTSTPRTLPHASAGTAGPCSPAPGHGAGATARDPAACRDMGADAGEPSSILSLAAAFSYGVASMAMVFVNKAVLMQYVHSMTLLTLQQIATALLIHFGQVLGMSKRKDFNLITAKKLLPVSIFYNANVGFALASLKGVNIPMYIAIKRITPLAVLVSGCIRGKGKPPTQVTLSVICTAAGVLIAALGDFSFDLYGYCMALTSVFFQTMYLVLVEKSGAEDGLSSVDLMFYNSILSLPFLFFLIIATGEFPHSLAVLSAKTASLSFSVILVISLVMGIVLNFTMFWCTIVNSALTTTIVGVLKGVGSTTLGFILLGGVEVHALNVTGLVINTFGGVWYSYAKYKQKKKTPRKLVPDVESHAHK, via the exons ATGTATAGCGAGCAGAAACAGAGAGCCCAAATCCCCGGCTGCGGATCtccctccacctccaccccaCGCACTCTCCCGCACGCGTCGGCAGGCACGGCCGGTCCATGTAGCCCCGCGCCCGGGCACGGAGCAGGAGCCACCGCGCGCGACCCCGCGGCTTGTCGGGACATGGGGGCGGACGCCGGCGAGCCCAGCTCCATCCTCAG CTTAGCTGCAGCCTTTTCCTATGGAGTCGCGTCTATGGCAATGGTTTTCGTGAACAAAGCAGTTCTTATGCAGTATGTTCACTCCATGACCCTGCTCACTTTACAG CAAATAGCCACGGCactcttgatacattttggtcaAGTTCTAGGAATGTCTAAACGAAAAGATTTCAACTTGATAACGGCAAAGAAGCTTCTTCCGGTGTCAATTTTCTACAATGCAAATGTGGGATTTGCTCTTGCAAGCTTGAAAGGAGTTAACATTCCTATGTATATTGCAATCAAGAGGATCACTCCCCTTGCCGTGTTAGTGAGTGGGTGCATACGGGGAAAGGGAAAGCCACCAACGCAG GTCACTCTTTCAGTTATCTGCACCGCAGCAGGTGTCCTTATTGCAGCTCTTGGAGATTTTTCCTTTGACCTATATGGATACTGCATGGCTCTAACATCAGTCTTCTTCCAG ACAATGTATTTGGTTCTGGTGGAGAAATCAGGTGCTGAGGATGGTCTTTCTTCAGTGGATTTGATGTTTTACAACAGTATATTGTCACTTCCATTTTTGTTTTTCCTTATCATAGCAACAGGAGAATTCCCACATTCTCTTGCAGTATTATCTGCAAAG ACAGCTTCTCTGTCATTCAGTGTTATTCTTGTCATTTCTCTGGTGATGGGAATCGTTCTCAATTTCACCATGTTTTGGTGCACGATCGTGAATTCTGCCCTGACAACAACAATAGTAGGAGTTCTCAAGGGTGTCGGGTCTACG ACCCTGGGTTTTATTCTGTTGGGAGGTGTGGAAGTACACGCTCTTAATGTTACTGGACTGGTGATCAACACATTTGGAGGTGTCTGGTACTCCTATGCCAAATACaagcagaaaaagaaaacaccacGAAAGCTGGTACCAGATGTAGAGTCACACGCCCACAAGTAG
- the LOC120702870 gene encoding uncharacterized protein LOC120702870 isoform X2, which produces MEPPTASTPGSVDIIKLDPEHVEEDFYEMMAMCMAADDDDEDFFLCMYEFAMHADKHLSRAPYRRPKLSGLEWVHLKLNNRQSCYNMFRLSPDMFYSLHSLLTQSYGLKSSSKSTSIEALGMFLWMLGSPQSARQAEDRFERSLGTVSTMFSKVLKSVLRLAAHIIKPDDAQFSTVHPRLRSRRFYPYFTNCIGAIDGTHVQCVVSKNLFVQHLCRKGTATQNVMVACDFDMRFTFVLSGWPGSVHDMRPFNDAITTYSHVFPHPPPGKYYLVDSGYCNQVGYLAPYKGTKYHLQEYRNAGPPQDGYVVYLHCTRPLPYLFGAWPCRRHRGGSVTVWSSPPPPPPSPRPLPPPFERPSGVALEPIGCCAQRSSGGMHAVHAHPPSSRDLHATSSSGPISMAPSPSPIVPYRG; this is translated from the exons ATGGAACCCCCCACCGCCTCCACCCCGG GTTCCGTGGACATCATCAAATTGGACCCAGAACATGTCGAAGAGGACTTCTATGAGATGATGGCAATGTGCATGGCAGCCGACGATGACGATGAGGACTTCTTCTTGTGTATGTATGAATTTGCAATGCATGCTGACAAACATTTGAGTAGAGCACCTTACAGGCGACCAAAATTGTCTGGTTTGGAATGGGTTCATTTGAAGTTGAACAATAGACAATCTTGTTACAACATGTTTAGATTGAGCCCGGACATGTTTTATAGCCTGCACTCTCTACTGACACAATCTTATGGACTCAAATCTAGTTCAAAATCAACCTCGATAGAGGCTCTAGGGATGTTTCTTTGGATGCTTGGGTCCCCTCAGTCAGCCAGGCAAGCTGAGGACAGATTTGAGCGATCTTTGGGGACAGTAAGCACCATGTTCAGCAAAGTTTTGAAGAGTGTGCTAAGGCTTGCTGCACACATCATAAAGCCTGATGATGCACAATTCAGCACTGTGCATCCGAGACTTCGCAGCCGTAGGTTCTATCCATACTTCACTAATTGCATAGGGGCAATAGATGGAACTCATGTACAGTGTGTGGTGTCGAAGAATCTATTCGTGCAGCATTTGTGTCGGAAAGGGACGGCCACACAGAATGTTATGGTTGCTTGCGACTTTGACATGAGGTTTACATTTGTGCTTAGTGGATGGCCCGGATCTGTCCATGATATGAGACCCTTTAATGATGCAATCACAACATATAGCCATGTTTTTCCACATCCACCGCCAG GAAAATATTACTTAGTGGACTCGGGGTATTGCAACCAGGTGGGATACCTAGCTCCTTACAAGGGAACCAAGTACCATCTGCAGGAGTATAGGAATGCCGGCCCGCCACAAG ACGGATATGTGGTCTATTTGCACTGTACCCGACCATTGCCATACCTGTTCGGAGCTTGGCCCTGCCGCCGGCACCGAGGCGGCTCTGTGACAGtgtggagctcgccgccgccgccgccgccgagcccgcgGCCCCTGCCTCCGCCCTTTGAGCGCCCTTCTGGGGTAGCACTGGAGCCTATCGGCTGCTGCGCCCAGCGCTCATCTGGCGGGATGCATGCCGTGCACGCCCACCCTCCCAGCTCCCGTGATCTCCATGCCACTAGTTCCTCCGGGCCGATCTCAatggcgccgtcgccgtccccaATAGTCCCGTATCGAGGCTAA